The Bacteroidia bacterium genome includes a region encoding these proteins:
- a CDS encoding SO2930 family diheme c-type cytochrome, whose product MRLRSVTIWCNIFCLLLISCGKHEIAQEDQNPFFEKLSEHKFFVGELADLKPAEGVLPYELNTPLFTDYAHKERFVKVASGKEIRIQGEELIYPEGTYLIKNFYYWKDEQDKTQGRQLIESRVLHKTGDLWEVANYEWDAEQKEAYRNILGAKKEIAWTDTKGQARKVSYVIPDNNDCKSCHKYNGNVKYIGPKLRNLNKEIAYSEGSMNQLQKFQQMAWLPASFSLENRPKLPNWEDDNYSLGERARAYLDVNCAHCHSQHGPASNTALFLEYEEEDAHRLGINKGPVSAAQGSGNLMYNITPGKADSSILVYRMNSVETGIAMPEIGRNLIHEEGVALMQDWINSLR is encoded by the coding sequence ATGAGATTAAGATCAGTAACTATTTGGTGCAACATATTCTGCCTGCTTTTGATAAGCTGCGGAAAACATGAAATTGCTCAGGAAGATCAGAACCCCTTCTTTGAGAAATTATCTGAGCATAAATTTTTTGTAGGGGAATTAGCAGATTTGAAACCTGCCGAAGGGGTCCTGCCCTACGAACTCAATACCCCATTGTTTACTGATTATGCGCATAAGGAGAGATTTGTTAAGGTAGCCTCCGGCAAAGAGATTCGGATCCAGGGAGAAGAATTGATCTATCCGGAAGGCACCTACCTTATCAAAAACTTCTACTACTGGAAAGATGAGCAGGATAAAACTCAGGGTCGCCAATTGATTGAAAGTCGGGTGCTGCATAAAACCGGAGATCTTTGGGAAGTGGCCAATTATGAATGGGACGCTGAACAAAAGGAAGCCTACAGAAATATTTTAGGGGCAAAAAAAGAAATCGCGTGGACCGATACAAAAGGACAAGCTCGCAAAGTATCCTATGTAATTCCCGACAACAATGATTGTAAAAGTTGCCATAAGTATAATGGTAATGTAAAGTACATCGGCCCTAAACTTCGAAATCTCAACAAAGAGATTGCCTACTCTGAGGGGAGCATGAATCAATTGCAGAAATTTCAGCAAATGGCCTGGCTCCCGGCTTCCTTTAGCCTGGAAAATAGACCTAAACTCCCAAACTGGGAAGATGATAACTATTCTTTAGGTGAAAGAGCGAGAGCTTATCTGGATGTAAATTGCGCACATTGCCACTCTCAACATGGTCCTGCCAGCAATACCGCTTTATTTCTCGAATACGAAGAAGAAGATGCTCATAGACTGGGAATCAATAAGGGACCGGTCTCCGCAGCACAAGGTTCAGGCAACCTTATGTACAACATTACTCCCGGGAAAGCAGATTCCTCTATTCTCGTTTATCGGATGAATTCTGTAGAGACGGGAATAGCCATGCCAGAGATCGGTCGCAATCTAATTCATGAGGAAGGAGTGGCCCTCATGCAAGACTGGATCAATAGTCTCAGGTAA
- a CDS encoding parallel beta-helix domain-containing protein yields MNRTSLLSVIAAFFFLAACSSTAQKADAKFAHQLSFGPGEEDAIRTALISLKDDTEITLKAGTYSFEKLSIQGKLNNISIKGAGPEQTIIDFSGQESGGEGMRVDDVYDFQIADLQLKESAGDLLKVKDSEKVRFINVHTVWAGEPEITNGGYGIYPVLCKEVLIDGCYARGASDAGIYVGQTLGAIVRNSKVEYCVAGIEIENTQDADVYGNVANNNTGGLLVFDHPGLKYHGKNIKVYDNHVFSNNYRNFAPAANSATGVGNLPPGTGIMVLRTSDVEVYNNKLEDNNTMSVGILSYISVDPNIMKNAPDFDPIPRNIYFHGNQISKQDVFPEAVKEHELASILVGLHGELKKSGMYEAASLPHILYDGISLTEGDNPNNICIQEAEGIGFLNMDMGNQSQNLSFDPAPFNCDGKTEA; encoded by the coding sequence ATGAATAGAACTTCACTACTCAGCGTTATTGCTGCTTTCTTTTTTCTCGCAGCATGTAGCAGCACAGCACAAAAAGCAGATGCTAAATTTGCCCATCAACTAAGCTTCGGTCCCGGAGAAGAAGATGCGATCCGGACAGCTTTGATTTCCTTAAAGGACGATACCGAAATCACCCTCAAAGCAGGCACCTATTCTTTTGAAAAGCTTTCCATTCAAGGCAAGCTCAACAATATTTCTATCAAAGGTGCCGGCCCGGAACAAACCATTATTGATTTCTCAGGACAAGAGAGTGGGGGAGAAGGAATGCGGGTCGATGATGTCTATGATTTTCAGATAGCAGATCTTCAATTGAAAGAATCCGCAGGAGATTTGTTGAAAGTAAAAGACAGCGAGAAAGTACGCTTTATCAATGTACATACCGTTTGGGCGGGAGAGCCTGAGATCACAAATGGAGGATATGGCATTTATCCGGTTTTGTGTAAAGAGGTTCTCATCGATGGTTGCTATGCCAGAGGAGCTTCTGATGCAGGTATTTATGTGGGACAAACGCTGGGAGCGATTGTTCGCAATTCTAAAGTAGAGTATTGTGTAGCGGGGATAGAAATTGAAAATACCCAGGATGCTGATGTTTACGGAAATGTAGCGAACAATAATACGGGAGGTCTGCTGGTATTTGATCACCCGGGCCTGAAATACCATGGAAAGAATATCAAGGTTTATGACAACCACGTTTTTTCCAACAACTACCGCAATTTTGCTCCGGCTGCCAATAGTGCGACGGGGGTAGGTAATCTTCCTCCGGGAACGGGCATCATGGTATTGAGAACCTCCGATGTTGAAGTTTACAACAACAAACTTGAGGACAACAATACCATGTCTGTGGGTATCCTGAGTTATATCTCTGTTGATCCCAACATTATGAAGAACGCGCCTGATTTCGATCCTATTCCCCGCAATATTTATTTCCACGGCAATCAAATCAGCAAGCAGGATGTATTTCCTGAAGCGGTGAAGGAGCATGAATTAGCTTCTATCCTGGTGGGACTCCACGGAGAACTAAAAAAATCAGGTATGTATGAGGCTGCATCTCTTCCACATATCCTCTATGATGGAATTAGTCTGACCGAGGGAGACAACCCCAATAATATATGTATTCAGGAAGCTGAAGGTATTGGTTTCCTCAATATGGATATGGGCAATCAATCTCAAAATCTGAGCTTTGACCCAGCACCTTTTAACTGTGACGGAAAAACAGAAGCCTAA
- a CDS encoding LytTR family DNA-binding domain-containing protein → MQNFLKRPFAYLDPMPHRILLALFCSVFAAIFLNIFEPFDLDSWTILKNYKSRFPILLFSLTGFLFLGFTQIVLRKLFKIHSFNIGGFSLWFAGELILLSILNHNLFGDAREDFGEMMYEFSLTFKYTSLVLLIPYFISLLYFSSKSIEIPSEEKEKISSPDKETGINQVHFQAENEREVLSIKLDHLLFLKSESNYVAIFYLYNGQLKKRLIRNSLKKLEQELKPPTLIRVHRSYMLNILNAVSVTRNPKSYQVFLEKAEEYPIPVSPTYMENFDERLKELNN, encoded by the coding sequence ATGCAGAATTTTCTCAAGCGTCCCTTTGCCTACCTCGATCCTATGCCTCACAGGATCCTGTTGGCGCTTTTCTGTTCTGTATTTGCTGCTATCTTCCTCAATATCTTTGAGCCCTTTGATCTCGATAGCTGGACCATCCTGAAAAATTATAAAAGCAGATTCCCAATCCTCCTTTTTTCTCTGACAGGTTTCCTATTCCTGGGATTCACTCAAATTGTTCTGAGAAAACTTTTCAAGATACACAGCTTCAATATTGGAGGTTTTTCGCTTTGGTTTGCTGGGGAGTTGATTCTTTTGAGTATTCTAAATCACAATCTCTTTGGAGATGCACGCGAAGATTTTGGAGAGATGATGTATGAATTTAGTCTGACCTTTAAATACACCTCCCTGGTTCTCCTGATTCCATATTTCATCAGCTTACTCTATTTTTCTTCGAAAAGCATAGAAATCCCCTCAGAAGAAAAAGAGAAAATTTCAAGTCCAGACAAGGAAACGGGCATTAATCAGGTTCACTTTCAGGCGGAAAATGAAAGAGAAGTTCTCTCGATCAAGCTGGATCATCTCCTCTTTCTAAAATCAGAATCCAATTATGTAGCCATTTTCTACCTATATAATGGACAGCTGAAAAAACGTCTGATCCGTAACAGTTTAAAGAAGCTCGAACAAGAGTTGAAACCTCCCACCCTGATCCGGGTACACCGGTCTTATATGCTAAACATTCTCAATGCAGTCAGTGTGACGAGAAACCCCAAATCCTATCAGGTTTTCCTGGAAAAAGCAGAGGAATATCCCATTCCGGTTTCGCCTACTTATATGGAAAATTTTGACGAAAGACTCAAGGAGTTGAATAATTGA
- a CDS encoding class II aldolase/adducin family protein, with protein MAIKNPPHLVGMMPKTGSLEEERQHRKQQLAGALRVFGKFGFSEGVAGHITARDPELSDHFWVNPFGISFNRMKVSDLILVNEEGKIVEGKHQMLNQAAFAIHSRIHHARPDVIAAAHSHSIYGKTFSALGRLLDPLTQDSCAFFEDHGLYDDYQGVVLDLGEGDAIAEALQDKKAAILKNHGLLTVGNTVEEAAWWFICMERCCQSQLMAEATGTEIFPISAEVARNTRDNELGFPIAGWFNYQPIWQDIVHAHPDLLE; from the coding sequence ATGGCAATAAAAAATCCTCCCCATCTGGTAGGCATGATGCCCAAAACCGGATCACTTGAAGAAGAAAGGCAACACCGTAAACAACAATTGGCTGGAGCTTTGCGAGTATTTGGAAAATTTGGCTTTTCAGAGGGTGTTGCGGGACACATTACCGCGCGTGATCCTGAATTAAGCGATCATTTCTGGGTAAATCCTTTTGGGATCTCTTTCAACCGCATGAAGGTTTCCGATCTGATATTGGTGAATGAAGAAGGGAAAATAGTCGAAGGGAAACACCAGATGTTGAATCAGGCAGCCTTTGCGATCCATTCTCGCATACATCATGCCCGGCCAGATGTTATAGCTGCAGCGCATTCTCATTCCATTTATGGCAAGACATTTTCTGCTTTGGGTCGTTTGTTGGATCCTCTGACGCAGGATTCTTGTGCCTTTTTCGAAGATCATGGCCTGTATGATGATTATCAGGGAGTAGTTTTGGATCTCGGTGAGGGAGATGCAATTGCCGAGGCCCTTCAAGATAAGAAAGCGGCTATCCTGAAAAATCATGGATTGCTTACAGTCGGGAATACGGTCGAAGAGGCTGCCTGGTGGTTTATCTGTATGGAACGATGCTGCCAATCTCAATTGATGGCGGAAGCTACTGGTACAGAAATCTTCCCGATTTCTGCAGAAGTTGCCAGAAACACCCGAGACAATGAATTGGGATTTCCAATTGCAGGTTGGTTCAACTATCAACCCATTTGGCAGGACATTGTACATGCTCATCCCGATCTCCTGGAATAG
- a CDS encoding Ldh family oxidoreductase, whose amino-acid sequence MSETTTQAQYSFDAEVLQDFMAQVFESFRMPEADALLAAEVLMYSDLRGIDSHGIARLKTYCHYLSEGSINPRPNMRVINDRTSVARIDGDNGMGLVIAPRSFEIAMDKAQAHGSGWVSIQNSNHYGAAGYYAEQGLEQDLIGISMTNTSKVVAPLYGAERMLGTNPIAIGFPANEEAAIVIDFATSTVSFGKVEIQLRKQESLPEGWAIRPDGKSALNPMDFMEGAALSPLGSDKTRGGHKGYGLAAMVDLLCGVLSGANWGPFVPTFAVGIPNVKEQVGKGIGHFMGAWDIGSFTDPDEFKSKVDDWIRVMRATHLLPDQEKVLIHGDPEREALAKRKKGGIPLLEAVVNDLKEVSEERGIKLPLPLD is encoded by the coding sequence ATGTCTGAAACTACTACACAAGCCCAATACTCCTTTGATGCAGAGGTTTTGCAGGATTTTATGGCTCAGGTTTTTGAGTCTTTTCGTATGCCGGAGGCAGATGCGCTATTGGCAGCCGAAGTTTTGATGTACAGTGATCTCCGGGGAATTGATTCTCATGGAATTGCTCGCCTAAAAACCTATTGCCACTATTTATCGGAAGGCTCTATCAATCCCAGACCCAATATGCGGGTGATAAATGACCGAACCAGTGTCGCCCGTATAGATGGCGACAATGGGATGGGACTTGTTATTGCTCCCCGCAGTTTTGAGATCGCGATGGATAAAGCTCAGGCACATGGAAGTGGTTGGGTATCTATCCAGAATTCCAATCATTATGGCGCCGCTGGCTATTATGCAGAACAGGGACTCGAACAAGACCTGATCGGTATCTCCATGACCAATACTTCCAAAGTAGTAGCTCCATTATATGGTGCCGAGAGGATGTTGGGTACCAATCCTATCGCTATCGGATTTCCAGCGAATGAAGAAGCTGCCATTGTTATCGATTTTGCGACTAGCACAGTAAGTTTTGGTAAAGTTGAAATCCAACTGCGAAAGCAGGAATCCCTGCCCGAAGGTTGGGCGATCCGACCAGATGGAAAATCCGCTTTGAATCCCATGGATTTTATGGAAGGAGCTGCTTTGTCTCCTTTGGGTTCTGATAAAACCCGCGGAGGCCATAAGGGATATGGATTGGCGGCTATGGTGGATTTGTTATGTGGAGTATTGAGTGGGGCCAATTGGGGACCCTTTGTCCCTACTTTCGCAGTCGGCATCCCCAATGTAAAAGAGCAAGTAGGGAAAGGAATCGGTCATTTTATGGGTGCCTGGGACATTGGCAGTTTTACCGATCCTGATGAATTTAAATCGAAGGTAGATGATTGGATACGGGTCATGCGAGCCACGCATCTCCTTCCTGATCAGGAAAAGGTATTGATCCATGGAGATCCGGAACGGGAAGCTCTTGCAAAAAGAAAAAAGGGAGGGATACCTCTGCTTGAAGCAGTGGTAAATGATCTGAAAGAAGTAAGTGAAGAGAGGGGAATCAAACTGCCACTTCCTTTGGATTAA
- a CDS encoding TRAP transporter small permease, producing MRTTITKYLSVLLIFLMALMTLDVLWGVFTRFVFSDQASWTEELARFLLIWIGILGAAYASTKKMHPAIELLKPKLNLNRQMGLSILVSSLIILFAVLVMVLGGGRLIYISYTLGQASPAMGIPMYFVYAVIPLSGLLIVYFKFADILSLNQPQA from the coding sequence ATGAGAACTACTATTACTAAGTACCTGAGTGTACTGCTGATCTTCCTGATGGCCTTAATGACCCTGGATGTCCTCTGGGGAGTATTTACCCGCTTTGTATTTTCCGATCAGGCAAGCTGGACCGAAGAACTGGCCAGGTTTTTACTGATATGGATAGGCATTTTGGGAGCGGCTTATGCCAGCACCAAAAAGATGCATCCAGCCATTGAACTGCTGAAACCCAAACTAAATTTGAATCGACAAATGGGATTAAGTATCCTGGTGAGTAGCCTGATTATTCTTTTTGCGGTTTTGGTAATGGTACTAGGCGGAGGAAGGCTCATCTATATATCCTATACCCTGGGACAAGCTTCTCCAGCCATGGGAATCCCCATGTATTTTGTTTATGCAGTCATTCCCCTCAGCGGTCTCTTGATTGTTTATTTCAAATTCGCAGATATCCTCAGTCTTAATCAGCCTCAAGCCTAA
- a CDS encoding TRAP transporter large permease subunit, with translation MEILILVLTFLILLALGVPIAWSIGLSSVFTMLVSIPAMPAFTTVAQRMGGGLDSFSLLAIPLFILAGQIMNRGGIARRLIDFAKSLVGALPGGLAHVNIMAAMLFGAIAGSAVAAASAIGGFMGKAMEKEGYDRDYAAAVNITSATTGLVIPPSNVLIVYSLASGGVSIAALFVAGYLPGILTGFMIMLVAGVMAKRKGFPAGKRSSLREVATTFLNASLSLLLLIIVIGGIIAGIFTATEASAVAVLYCLALTFYYREISLKDLPDIFLSSAGTTAIVMLLIATSISMSWIMAYENIPQDITELLLSISDNKIVILIIINMILLFVGVFMDITPAVLIFTPIFLPVVTELGMDPTHFGIVMVLNLCVGLCTPPVGSVLFVGVGVAETTIQRVIRPIMPMFIAMLISLLAVTFIPGLSLWLPALFGL, from the coding sequence ATGGAAATCCTCATTCTTGTTCTCACTTTCCTGATTCTCCTGGCCCTGGGAGTTCCTATTGCATGGAGTATTGGCCTGAGTAGTGTATTCACTATGTTGGTAAGTATTCCCGCTATGCCAGCCTTTACCACAGTAGCCCAACGTATGGGAGGAGGCCTGGATAGTTTTTCACTGCTTGCGATTCCCTTATTTATCCTTGCTGGCCAGATTATGAATCGAGGTGGAATAGCCCGAAGGCTTATCGATTTTGCCAAATCGTTGGTAGGAGCTCTACCGGGTGGCCTGGCACATGTAAATATTATGGCGGCCATGTTATTTGGAGCTATTGCAGGTTCTGCGGTTGCAGCGGCATCAGCTATCGGAGGCTTCATGGGAAAAGCGATGGAAAAAGAAGGCTATGACCGGGATTATGCAGCAGCCGTAAATATCACATCTGCGACCACCGGTTTGGTGATTCCTCCCAGCAATGTCCTCATTGTTTATTCCCTGGCCAGTGGCGGAGTAAGTATTGCCGCTTTATTTGTTGCTGGATATTTGCCCGGCATTTTGACTGGCTTTATGATCATGCTGGTAGCAGGTGTAATGGCCAAACGAAAAGGCTTTCCGGCAGGAAAAAGAAGCTCACTGAGAGAAGTAGCTACGACCTTTCTGAATGCCTCATTGAGTCTATTACTATTGATCATCGTTATAGGCGGTATCATCGCAGGTATATTTACTGCAACTGAAGCCTCGGCTGTAGCCGTCTTGTACTGTCTTGCCCTTACCTTTTATTATCGAGAAATCTCCCTCAAGGATTTACCGGACATATTCCTGAGTTCTGCTGGTACCACTGCGATTGTGATGTTGCTCATTGCGACTTCTATCAGTATGTCCTGGATTATGGCTTACGAAAATATCCCTCAGGATATCACCGAGCTTTTGCTTTCCATAAGCGACAACAAAATAGTCATCCTGATTATTATCAATATGATCCTGCTATTTGTCGGGGTCTTTATGGATATCACGCCTGCTGTACTCATTTTTACTCCGATATTTCTGCCCGTAGTAACTGAATTGGGCATGGACCCCACGCATTTCGGGATTGTTATGGTCCTCAATCTCTGTGTAGGTCTTTGTACCCCTCCGGTCGGATCTGTTTTATTCGTGGGTGTAGGAGTAGCCGAAACCACCATTCAAAGGGTGATTCGACCTATTATGCCGATGTTTATCGCCATGCTTATTTCCTTGCTGGCAGTAACTTTTATTCCGGGCCTAAGTCTTTGGTTGCCCGCATTATTCGGCCTTTAA
- a CDS encoding alpha-galactosidase yields the protein MKNLLCLIFLLSFAQVFAQNKAIRDLPILSGAYEEGLDEDWLVKKVELEAGLFRNEQGDRLIISNGLLSRSFYLGPNLATVSLDLLSSDQNLLRGIKAEAEISINGKQYEVGGLKGQKNYAYLDEAWLPELEANPEALEFIGFSQRKAEAPFEWKRVRHHDTKLNWPPKGVQVQMNYSLPDASGEAWSLSVFYELYDGIPLMAKWIQLRNESSQSIRLDSFSSEILAAVEYASTVETREYDIPPPNIHVETDYAFASMEARDANHHVVHWEEDPDYSSQVSYLRRTPCLLRMKPEIGPDLEIQAGESFTSFRTFILPFDSYDRERNGLAQRRMYRTLAPWSTENPLMMHARFADWERVKLAIDQAAEAGFEMVILTFGSGFNIEDDSEEYVEKMKAYADYAKSKGVEIGGYSLLASRRISPEIDVVMKEGETATFGNSPCIGSEWGESYFKKLYNFYAKSGFSLLEHDGSYPGDYCMSEDHPGHQGYGDSRWKQYEVIADFYQWCRANGIYLNIPDYYYLAGGNKCAMGYREVNWSLPRAQQLIHTRQNIFDGTWTKGVSMGWMFVPLTEYHGGGAAATIEPLNEHIEHYKTIILSNLSAGVQACYRGPRLFDTEETKNMVVESVNWYKKHREILEGDLIHLRRADGRDLDYWLMVKPGAEEAAALVVFNPTQKRISKKIEVPLYYSGLRDFCKIYEEEKLLGGFEMDGRSRLKLSVELDAQSQQVFFFK from the coding sequence ATGAAAAACTTGCTCTGCCTGATCTTTTTATTATCGTTTGCTCAGGTTTTTGCTCAAAATAAAGCCATCAGGGATTTACCTATACTTTCAGGTGCTTATGAAGAAGGCCTGGATGAGGATTGGTTGGTAAAAAAAGTAGAGTTGGAGGCAGGCCTCTTCAGGAATGAACAAGGAGATCGTCTGATCATTTCCAATGGCTTACTTTCCCGTAGCTTTTACCTGGGACCAAATCTAGCAACCGTATCACTGGATTTGCTATCAAGCGATCAGAATCTTCTCAGAGGGATAAAAGCAGAGGCGGAGATTAGCATAAATGGAAAACAATATGAAGTCGGTGGCTTAAAAGGACAGAAAAATTACGCCTACCTGGATGAAGCCTGGCTTCCTGAATTGGAGGCAAATCCAGAAGCCCTGGAATTTATAGGATTTAGCCAAAGAAAAGCAGAAGCTCCCTTCGAATGGAAAAGAGTCCGGCATCATGATACAAAGCTAAACTGGCCCCCTAAAGGTGTTCAGGTCCAAATGAACTATTCACTCCCCGATGCATCTGGAGAAGCGTGGAGTCTTTCGGTTTTTTATGAATTATATGATGGGATTCCGTTGATGGCCAAATGGATTCAACTGAGAAATGAATCCTCACAAAGTATTCGCCTCGATTCTTTTAGTTCCGAAATTCTGGCGGCTGTAGAATATGCTTCAACAGTAGAAACCCGCGAATATGACATTCCCCCACCCAATATTCATGTAGAAACCGATTATGCCTTTGCCAGTATGGAGGCCCGAGATGCAAACCATCATGTGGTACATTGGGAAGAAGATCCGGACTATAGTTCGCAGGTCAGTTACTTAAGACGAACTCCTTGTCTGCTTCGGATGAAACCGGAAATTGGGCCGGATTTGGAAATACAGGCAGGAGAATCCTTTACTTCTTTTCGCACCTTTATCCTTCCTTTTGATAGCTATGATCGGGAAAGAAATGGTTTGGCACAAAGAAGGATGTATCGGACACTGGCTCCCTGGTCCACCGAGAATCCCCTCATGATGCATGCTCGTTTTGCAGATTGGGAAAGGGTAAAGCTGGCGATAGATCAGGCTGCAGAAGCCGGTTTTGAAATGGTAATCCTGACTTTTGGAAGTGGATTTAATATAGAAGATGACAGTGAGGAATATGTGGAGAAAATGAAAGCCTATGCTGACTATGCAAAAAGTAAAGGGGTAGAGATTGGGGGATATTCTTTGCTTGCTTCACGCAGAATTTCGCCAGAGATAGATGTCGTGATGAAGGAAGGAGAAACAGCTACTTTCGGGAATTCTCCCTGTATCGGCAGTGAATGGGGAGAAAGCTATTTCAAAAAACTATACAACTTTTACGCAAAAAGCGGCTTTAGCTTGCTGGAGCATGATGGGAGTTATCCGGGAGATTATTGTATGTCGGAAGATCATCCCGGCCATCAGGGCTATGGAGATTCTCGCTGGAAACAATATGAAGTAATCGCTGATTTCTACCAGTGGTGTCGCGCAAATGGGATTTATCTCAATATCCCTGATTATTATTATCTCGCTGGTGGCAATAAATGCGCTATGGGGTATCGGGAAGTAAATTGGAGCCTTCCTCGAGCCCAGCAATTGATTCATACCCGACAGAATATATTTGATGGAACCTGGACAAAAGGCGTGAGCATGGGTTGGATGTTTGTCCCACTAACAGAATATCACGGAGGAGGAGCTGCTGCAACCATAGAACCGCTAAATGAACATATCGAGCACTATAAGACCATCATACTTTCCAATTTATCTGCAGGCGTTCAGGCTTGTTATCGAGGGCCTCGACTATTTGACACAGAAGAGACCAAAAATATGGTGGTGGAGAGTGTGAATTGGTATAAGAAACATCGAGAAATTCTGGAAGGAGATTTAATTCACCTTCGCAGAGCGGATGGCAGGGATTTGGATTATTGGTTGATGGTAAAGCCGGGAGCTGAAGAAGCCGCTGCACTGGTAGTATTTAATCCGACCCAAAAACGAATCTCCAAAAAGATAGAAGTCCCTCTTTACTATTCTGGCCTCCGAGATTTCTGTAAAATATATGAGGAGGAAAAACTGTTGGGAGGCTTTGAAATGGATGGCAGAAGTCGCCTGAAACTATCCGTAGAATTGGACGCTCAATCCCAACAGGTCTTTTTCTTCAAATAA
- a CDS encoding arylsulfatase produces MKNLAFICSSLLLFCLLSCEAPAKKEKLPNVIYILADDMGYGDVSALNEDSRIHTPHLDAMIQNGMHFTDAHSGSAVCTPTRYGILTGRYSWRTSMKEGVTWSWSEPLIAPERSTVASKLKGKGYHTACIGKWHLGLGWEKDSAGVVDIRKPVKNGPNVNGFDYFFGITASLDIPPYIYIENDRSTTQEIDTIEKMDGKAFWRKGAIGSDFKHIEVLPKITEKAVSYIADQSQKDNPFFLYFPLPAPHTPILPTEEFQGKSKTNEYGDFVMMVDDVVGQIVEAVRKAGQEENTLIIFTSDNGCSPMADFEELASFGHDPSYIFRGHKADIFEGGMRVPFIAKWPAKIKASTRSQEVICHTDFMATMAAITSDSMAPNEAEDSYSILPALLGESQAEPIREATVHHSINGSFSIRQGKWKMIFCPGSGGWSEPVPKKAKEMDLPLLQLYDLEGDIEETDNVIRQHPKIAKKLADLMESYIENGRSTPGIAQENDTETKLYLHSDIPKSFYFE; encoded by the coding sequence ATGAAAAATCTTGCTTTTATCTGTTCAAGTCTCCTGCTGTTTTGCCTGTTAAGCTGTGAAGCTCCAGCCAAAAAAGAAAAACTACCCAATGTTATTTACATCCTCGCCGATGATATGGGATATGGGGATGTCTCTGCTTTAAATGAAGACTCCCGCATTCATACGCCACATTTGGATGCTATGATCCAGAATGGGATGCATTTCACAGATGCTCATAGTGGATCAGCGGTTTGTACCCCTACTCGCTATGGAATTCTGACCGGGAGATATTCATGGAGAACAAGCATGAAAGAAGGGGTTACCTGGAGTTGGTCGGAGCCATTGATCGCCCCGGAGCGAAGCACAGTTGCTTCCAAACTCAAAGGCAAAGGCTATCATACTGCCTGTATTGGTAAATGGCATTTGGGCCTGGGATGGGAAAAGGACTCTGCAGGAGTCGTAGATATCAGAAAGCCTGTTAAAAACGGCCCCAACGTAAATGGGTTTGATTACTTTTTTGGAATTACGGCTTCTCTGGATATCCCTCCCTACATCTACATTGAAAACGACCGTTCCACCACCCAGGAAATAGATACGATAGAGAAAATGGATGGAAAGGCTTTTTGGAGGAAGGGGGCAATAGGTTCAGATTTCAAGCATATAGAAGTCTTGCCAAAAATCACAGAAAAGGCAGTGAGTTATATAGCGGATCAATCTCAAAAAGATAATCCCTTTTTTCTCTACTTTCCCCTACCTGCTCCTCATACTCCTATCCTTCCAACTGAGGAATTTCAGGGAAAAAGTAAAACCAATGAATATGGCGATTTTGTGATGATGGTAGATGATGTGGTAGGGCAAATTGTGGAAGCCGTCCGAAAGGCCGGGCAGGAGGAAAATACCCTGATAATTTTCACTAGTGATAATGGCTGTTCTCCTATGGCTGATTTTGAAGAATTGGCAAGCTTTGGTCATGATCCCAGCTATATTTTCCGGGGACACAAGGCAGATATATTTGAAGGAGGGATGCGGGTTCCCTTTATCGCAAAATGGCCTGCAAAAATAAAGGCCTCAACACGTAGTCAGGAAGTCATTTGTCATACAGACTTTATGGCGACCATGGCAGCTATCACTTCCGATTCTATGGCACCCAATGAGGCAGAGGACAGTTATAGTATTCTTCCTGCACTATTAGGGGAAAGTCAGGCTGAGCCGATCCGTGAAGCGACGGTCCATCACTCCATCAATGGCTCTTTCTCTATTCGGCAGGGCAAGTGGAAAATGATCTTTTGCCCGGGTTCCGGAGGCTGGAGTGAGCCTGTTCCCAAAAAAGCAAAAGAAATGGACTTACCCCTTTTGCAATTGTACGATCTGGAAGGAGATATCGAGGAAACAGATAATGTAATCCGACAGCATCCAAAAATCGCAAAGAAACTGGCTGATTTGATGGAATCTTATATTGAAAATGGAAGGAGTACTCCGGGCATAGCTCAGGAAAATGATACTGAAACCAAACTCTATCTCCATTCTGACATTCCTAAGTCTTTTTATTTTGAGTAG